A window of Xyrauchen texanus isolate HMW12.3.18 chromosome 10, RBS_HiC_50CHRs, whole genome shotgun sequence contains these coding sequences:
- the LOC127650573 gene encoding E3 ubiquitin-protein ligase RNF5-like, whose protein sequence is MQEAAEQQRSSSDGAPARGAGVPGSGGGAGPGGGERDRERATFECNICLDTARDAVISLCGHLFCWPCLHQWLETRPSRQQCPVCKAGISRDKVIPLYGRGSTSQEDPRLKTPPRPPGQRTEPESRGAFQGFGDTGFHMSFGIGAFPFGFFTTVFNTNDPFHRPDPHYAADHQGNGNATNGNNWQDSLFLFLAIFFFFWMLSV, encoded by the exons ATGCAGGAGGCCGCGGAGCAGCAGCGGAGCTCGAGTGACGGCGCGCCCGCCAGAGGAGCGGGAGTCCCGGGCAGCGGAGGCGGAGCGGGTCCCGGAGGAGGCGAGCGGGACAGAGAACGGGCTACTTTCGAGTGTAATATCTGCCTGGACACCGCCCGAGACGCGGTCATCAGCCTGTGCGGACACCTCTTCTG TTGGCCATGTCTTCATCAG TGGTTGGAGACGCGGCCCAGCAGACAGCAGTGTCCCGTGTGTAAAGCAGGAATCAGCAGAGATAAAGTCATTCCACTGTACGGCCGCGGCAGCACCAGCCAAGAGGATCCCAG ATTGAAAACCCCACCACGACCTCCGGGTCAAAGAACAGAGCCGGAGAGCAGAGGG GCGTTTCAGGGTTTCGGTGACACAGGGTTTCACATGTCATTTGGAATCGGTGCTTTTCCGTTTGGCTTTTTCACCACAGTCTTCAATACCAACGACCCGTTTCACAGACCAG ATCCTCATTATGCAGCAGATCACCAAGGCAACGGAAATGCAACCAATGGAAACAACTGGCAGGACTCGCTCTTCCTCTTCCTCgccatcttcttcttcttctggatGTTGAGTGTGTGA